A stretch of the Macellibacteroides fermentans genome encodes the following:
- a CDS encoding lipoate--protein ligase family protein, which yields MVSILNDSTDAYFNLAAEEYLLRSFGQDVFMLWQNEPSVVIGKHQNVWAEINPAFIQERDIKVVRRFSGGGAVYHDLGNLNFTFIESSRNADFDKYTSLMVDLLAEVGVPAEADSRRGLTVQGLKISGSAQCIHRGKCMYHATLLYKTNLQMLASALQGDLSDSAEWGVERRAAYVHSVRSPVTNITHYLPSALQLQDFKNIIISFLLKNKIVEGEYQFSPYDLQAINQLKEEKYATTQWNFQATAPK from the coding sequence ATGGTGAGTATTTTGAATGATAGTACCGATGCATATTTTAATTTGGCGGCCGAAGAGTACCTGCTTCGTTCGTTCGGACAAGATGTATTTATGCTATGGCAAAACGAACCTTCGGTGGTGATTGGTAAACATCAGAATGTATGGGCGGAGATAAATCCAGCTTTTATTCAGGAAAGAGATATCAAAGTGGTACGTAGGTTTTCTGGCGGAGGTGCCGTGTATCATGACTTGGGCAATCTTAATTTTACGTTTATCGAATCCAGCAGGAATGCCGATTTTGACAAATACACTTCACTGATGGTCGACTTGTTGGCTGAAGTTGGAGTCCCCGCGGAAGCTGATTCACGCAGGGGGCTGACTGTTCAGGGATTAAAGATTTCGGGAAGTGCGCAATGTATTCACCGGGGCAAATGTATGTATCATGCTACGCTTCTTTACAAAACCAATCTACAGATGTTGGCCTCAGCTTTACAGGGAGACTTGTCGGATTCGGCCGAATGGGGTGTAGAACGTCGGGCAGCCTATGTACATTCGGTGCGAAGTCCGGTCACCAATATTACACATTATCTGCCATCAGCCTTGCAATTACAAGATTTTAAGAATATTATCATATCCTTTTTACTGAAAAATAAGATTGTAGAAGGCGAATATCAGTTCAGCCCGTACGACTTGCAGGCAATCAATCAGCTTAAAGAGGAAAAATATGCCACAACACAGTGGAACTTTCAAGCTACCGCGCCAAAGTGA